The genome window GTCATCCAGACCACCGTCGTGCTGCGCACTCTGCTGGGCACCATCAACTGCGTCTACCAGGCGCCGAGCATCACCGGCACGTCCGACAACACCGACAACAGCATCAACTTCACCGCCCAGCCGTTCACCAGGACCTCGGGCTCGTCCCTGTGCTTCGCCACCGGTTACTTCACGGCGAAGTACGCGCCCGTCTTGGACACCGCCCAGGGCGGGGCGACGGTCTACACCAACTGACCTCAACTCCCCGCAGAAAGCGGTCGGTTACCGGTCCGGCGGCCGGTAACCGACCTCGGGCAGTGAAGCGGCGGTCGACGCGATCAACTGCCGTGACGGGAGCGGCGTCCCCGGCCGCGCAGGTACAGGGCGGCGCCCGCGGCGAGCACCAGCGCCGTGGCGCCGCCCGCCACCAGCGGTACGGAGACGCCGCTTTCGTCGGTCGTGGAGGCGACGGGGCTGCCGGGGTCGGCGGTCCGGGCGGCGTCGCCGGTGGAGTCCTCGGTGTCGGCCGGCGGTGCCTCCGTGGACGCCGTCGGCGTGGCGGACTCCGACTTCTCCGCGGCCGGCTTCCCGGCCGCGCTCTCCTCGTCCCCGGCGGGCGTCCTCGCCGAACTCCCCGTATCCGTCCCGGGATTGGCCCTCTTCGCCTTCGGGAACGCCACGTCCGAGCAGGAGTAGTACGTGTCGACCGTGCTCGTGTTCTGCCAGATCGTGTACAGCACATGGTGCCCGGCCCGGTCCGCCGGCAGCTTCGCCGAGAACTCGTAGGAACCGTTCCGCAGTGGCGGGTCGGTGATCGAGGCGAACGGCTTCTCGGGCAGATCGGACCACTTCAGCGGCTCGGTCGGGTCGTAACCCGGCTTCGTCAGGAACAGCTTGAAGGTACCGGTGTGCGGGATCGTCGACCGGTACGTCAGATCCAGCGTGCTGCCGGGGGAGAGGCGGGTCGAGGGCCAGTCGGCGCGGGCCAGGTCCAGCCCCTTGTAGGGCGCGAGCCCGCCGCTGCACAGCTGACCGTCCGGGACGACCTCCCGGTCCCGCCCGTTCACCCCGGCGATCCGCATGTTGTCCCACGCGGTGAAGGGCCCGCCGTTCGCGGCGATCGCCGCCCGGCACGCCGCCGACCCCTGACTCCCGCCCTCCGGCGAGCACGCCGACACCCGGCTCACCGGATCCGTCGGCGCACCGTGCGCCCAGGCCGGGCCGACGGCCCCGGCGGTGAGCAGCAGCGGGGCCACGACGGCCGCGGCGGCGGTCGTGACCCCGGCACGGCGGCCGGGGGTGCGACGGCGGCCGACGCGGCAGCCGTCGGTGCGGCGGGCGGACAAGCGGTACATCCGGTACGTCCGATCCATGGGGGGCGAGGCTTCACAGGGGTCCACCGTGTCGTACGGGACCCATGGGCGCGGTGTTCAACGGCGTGGCCGAGGGCCTGTCGTTCGGATCACGCCTGGGGCGCGGGGCTTGGCACGCGCTCCCCCACTGCCTCAAGGGCGTGGGGGACCCCCAGCCGCGTTGTCGTCACTCGCCGACTCCCCCCACTCTCGACTTCGCGCGAGCGGG of Streptomyces phaeolivaceus contains these proteins:
- a CDS encoding lytic polysaccharide monooxygenase auxiliary activity family 9 protein, which encodes MDRTYRMYRLSARRTDGCRVGRRRTPGRRAGVTTAAAAVVAPLLLTAGAVGPAWAHGAPTDPVSRVSACSPEGGSQGSAACRAAIAANGGPFTAWDNMRIAGVNGRDREVVPDGQLCSGGLAPYKGLDLARADWPSTRLSPGSTLDLTYRSTIPHTGTFKLFLTKPGYDPTEPLKWSDLPEKPFASITDPPLRNGSYEFSAKLPADRAGHHVLYTIWQNTSTVDTYYSCSDVAFPKAKRANPGTDTGSSARTPAGDEESAAGKPAAEKSESATPTASTEAPPADTEDSTGDAARTADPGSPVASTTDESGVSVPLVAGGATALVLAAGAALYLRGRGRRSRHGS